Genomic segment of Nocardiopsis mwathae:
GCTTCCCGGTGCCGACACCGGCCGGCTGCACGCGCTGCTGGAGCCGCTGGGCTACCGGTTCCACCTGGTCGGCGAGCAGGCACTGGCCCCGGCCACCCCCGTACGGGGCCATGACCGGTTCCGCGACTGGTTCTTCACCACCCGCGCCCCCGCCGGGCTGCGGGAGCTCGGGATCCCGGTGGCGCGACTGCCGGAGGGACGGCGACCGGAGTCCGCCACGAGCAGCGCCGCGCTGCCGTAGGCGCCGCCGAACCCGGTGCACAGCGCCACCTCGGCGCCGGGAACCTGGTTCACGCCGTCGCCGCGCAGCTGGCGCACGGCCTCGGCCACGTTGTTCAGCCCGTGCACGTAGCCCTCGGAGAGCAGTCCGCCGTGCGGGTTGACCGGGATGCGTCCCGTGGCGCCGATGGCCCCGGTACGCAGCGCGTCGGCGAGGCCGGCCGGCGCGACCAGCCGGAAGTCGGTCAGCTGGCGGGGGACGAGGAAGGAGTAGGCGTCGTAGAGCAACGCCACGTCCACGTCCCGCGGCCCCATCCCGGCTGCGGCGTACAGCCGCGGGGCCAGGTCCGAGGAGAACACGGCGGCGGGATCGGGGCTGCGGTCGAGTCGGGAGAGGTCGGGGCGGCCACCGCGCACCACCGCGCGCACGCGCGGAGCACCCGCGGCGTCGGACCGGTCGGCCGCGGTGAGAACGAGCGCGCAGGCCCCGTCGGTCTCCTGGCAGCAGTCGGCCCGGCGCAGGGGGTCGGCCACCATCGGGGCGGCGCGGTGGTCGGCGGGCGGCAGGGGTGCACGGCGAAGGGCGCGCGGGTTGGCGGCGGCGTGGTCGCGCGAGGCCGCGACGACGGCCGCCAGGTCGTCGGTGTCCAGGCCTGCGGTGTGCAGGTAGGCGCGGGCCACCAGGGCGAAGTGTTCGACCGGGCCCAGGACGCCGTAGGGGAGGGTGAACTGGGCCTCGATCCCCGTGCCCAGGCGCAGGCCCTGCCGGTTCATCCGGTGCCCGGAGCGCCCGTTGAGGGCGCGGGAGACGAGCACGGTGGCCGCCTGCCCGGTGGCGATGAGCATGGCGGCGTCGCCGAGGAGGGAGGCGCACTGGGTGCCGCCGCCGTGGACGTCGTTGTGCCAGCCGAGCCGGGGCAGGGCGAGTTCGCGGGCGAGGCCGGTGGCGGGCGCCTGGTCCGCCTCGCCGAGGTGGTAGGTGAGGATGGCGTCGACGTCGGTCGGCTCCAGTCCGGCGTCGGCCAGCGCGGCGCGGGCGGCCTCGGCGGCAAGGGACAGCGCACTGCGGCCGGAGGAGCGGGTGAGGGCGGTCATTCCGACGCCGGTGACGGCGGCGCGGTCGGCGATCCCGTCGTGGCGGCGCATCGGTGCCCTCCGTCGGTGCGGCCGATCGCGCGGCGGTTCGGCGGAGGTGGGCGGCGCGGTTCGACGCCACCTGCCGGAGAAGGGGCGCGATCCATCTCCGACAGGCGACGCGTTCTTCCATGCCTGCCGTCCGGCACACCCGGCGGACCTGCGGTCCGCCGAACGCTCTCACCGGGCTGCGGCCATGTCCCGACGCTAATACCGAATCATGTTCCGGGGCAAGCCTCGAAAAGGAACTTGTTACAGTTCGTTCCGCCCGACCACAGGAGACCGAGAGAAGCACCTGGGGGCGTGATCACCGGGTTCCACGCACGGCGGACACCCCACTTTGAAACCAGAACAAGAACATGATCTAACTCAGTGTCGCCCACCGGAGAGCATCCGCCGGACACGACCTAACCGGGGTCGGTGATGCGGATCTGCGCCGACGCGCGGTCGGCGAGCAGCGGGCGGATCAGGGCCAGCACCTCCTGGTGGTCGGGGTGGTCGCGGTACACGTCGAGCGCCTTCTCGTCGGCCAGGTCGGCGACGACCGCGAAGTCGTAGGTGCCCTCGCTGACACCGAGGTCCGACCCGAAGGTGTAGTCCCTCAGCTCGGGGATGCGCGAAGGCAGCCGGGACAACCCGTCGACCACCGCCTCCACCTGGTCGGGGGTGACGCCGTCGGTCCAGCGGAACAGTGCGATATGCCGAAGTGCCATGGTCGCGAACCTACCGCGCGCCGGTCGGACGGGGACAGGCGGCAGGCGGCAGGCGGTGCGGGGCGCCGCCGCATCGCGCCGCCCGTGGATCTGGCCGCCCTCCGACCGCCCTGTTACGCTGACCAAGCGAGCGCTTGGTGAACTTGGTGTGCGCACGGCGCCGCCGCCATCCGCGTGAGGAGCGGCTCCCGATGAGGTTCTCCACCTTCCACCTGTTCCACCGGTTCGACGGCCAGTCGCACCGGGAGGTCTACGACCACCACATCGAACTCGTCGAGCTGGCCGAGGAGCTCGGCTTCGACGGTGTCCGCCTGGCCGAGCACCACTTCCGCGACTACGGGGTGGTGCCCTCGATCCTCACCTTCCTCGGCCACCTCGCGGCGCGCACCGAACGGCTGCGGCTGGGCACCGGCATCGTGGTACTGCCGCTGCACCACCCCGTCCACGTCGCCGAGCAGGCCGCGCTGGTGGATGTACTGTCCGGCGGGCGGCTCGACTTCGGGGTCGGCCGCGGTTACCAGAGCTTCGAGTTCGACGGCTTCGGGGTCGACCTCGCCGAGGCGCGGGCGCGCTTCGACGAGTCCCTGGACGTCGTCCTGGGCCTGTGGAGCGGCAAGGAGTTCCGGCACACCGGGGACTTCAGCCGGGTCGCACCCGGCCTCGCCGACGGCGTGCGGCTGCACCCCGCGCCCTTGCAGGCGCCGCATCCGCCCGTGCACGTCGCCGCCGTCAGCCCGGAGACGGTCGAGCGGTACGCGGCGCGCGGACTGCCCATCCTGGCCGACCCGGCCGCGCCCTTCCGCCGGGTCGCCGAGGCCGCCGCGGCCTGGCGCGCGACCGCGACCGCCCACGGTCACGACCCCGAAGCGGCGGAGCTGGTCGTGAGCCGGTCGGTGTACGTGGCGCCCACCGCCGAGCAGGCCCGCGCGGACCTGGAGCGGTTCGAGGCCTCCTTCGACCGCGCACGCCTGTTCAACCGGCGCAGCGCTCCCATCGACGCCCGCACCGGCGAGGTGGCCCAGGGGTTCGAGTACTGGCAGAACCGGTACCTCAAGGGCGGCTCGGTCGGCCCCGACTTCCGCTGGGAGCAGCTGGAGGTCATCGGCGACCCCGGGCGGGTGATCGGGCAGATCGGCATGCTCCGCGACATGGGCTTCGACCACCTCCTCTGCGACTTCGGCAGCACCCGTCCGATGCCCGTCGAGGAGGCCCGCCGCGTGCTGTCCTTCTTCGCCGCCGAGGTCATGCCCGCGTTCCGGTGACGCCCGGGACCCGCTCCCCCCTCCCCGCCCCGTCCACCCGGTGTCCTGACGCCCGACCCCCCCGCGACGAACGGAGACCCCCATGCCCGAGCCCGCCGCGAGCGGCACCGCCGCGCTGCCCGCGACCCGGCCCGACACCGTCCACCGGCTCACACTGGGCGACATCCTGCGCGAGCACCGCCGCAGCCACCCGCACACCACCGCCGCCGTCGACGGCGGCATCCGGCTCACCTACCCGCAGCTCGACGACCGGGTGAACCGGCTGGCCGAGGCCCTGCGCGCGGCCGGGGTGGGGCGCGGGGACCGGGTGCTGCACATCGGCCGCAACTCGGTGCGCCTGCAGGAGGCGCTGCTCGCCGCCGCCAAGCTCGGCGCCGTCTTCGTCCCCGCGAACTGGCGGCAGAGCACCGACGAGCTCGCGTTCGTCCTCGGCGACCTCGCCCCCGCCGCGGTCTTCTGGCAGCCGCGGACCGCGGCCGAACCGCTCGCCCGGGACCGGGCCGCGGCGGGAGCCCCGGAGCCGTGGATCCGGTGCGGCGGCCCCGACGACGCCTACGAGCGATTCCTCGCGTCCGGGCCGGCCCACGACCCCGAGGAGCCGGTGCACGGCGCCGAGCCCGTCCTCGGCCTCTACACGGCGGCCTTCGACGGCCGCCCCGACTGCGCGCTGCTCAGCCACGACGCACTGGTCGCGCACAGCACCACGCTGCTGTGGCTGCGCCGCATCCGCCCGGGATTCACCTTCCTCAACAGCGGCCCGCTGTTCCATGTCGGCACCCTCATGTTCCACCTGGCCGCTTTCCACGCCGGGGGCACCAACGTCTTCATGCCCGACTTCGACCCCGCCGAGGCGGCGCGGCTGATCGAGGCGGAGCGGGTGGACCACATGTTCGGCTTCGGCCCGATGCTCGACGCCGTCGCCGCCGCCAACACCGCCGGGGACGGCCGCCCCCGGCACGACCTGTCCAGCCTGCGCTTCACCTCGCACTCCCCGGACTGGGACGCGCAGATCACCGTGGGAACCGACCCGTGGAACGCCTCGGGGATGGGCGGCTACGGCCAGACCGAGGTCGGCGGCATGCTCACCTTCCTGGCCCTGGGCATGGGCGGGGCGGGGACGGCCGGACGGCCCTCGCCCCTGGCGCAGGTGCGCGTCGTCGGACCGGATGGCACGGAGCTTCCGGTGGGCGCGACCGGCGAGCTCGTGGCGCGCGGGCCGAGCCTGTTCAGCGGCTTCTTCGACCGCCCCGCGCTCAACGCCCGCAGGGCGGCGGGCGGCTGGCACCATACCGGCGACCTCGGGCGGCGGGAGCCCGACGGCACGATCACGTTCATCGGGCCGTGCACGCGGATGATCAAGTCCGGCAACGAGAACATCTACCCGGCCGAGGTGGAGCGCGCGCTGGCCGCGCACCCGGAGGTGGCCGAGGCCGCGGTGATCGGCGTCCCCGACGGCACGTGGGGCCAGAGCGTCACCGCGATCGTGCGGCGCGCGCCCGGCTCCGCGCTCACCGGGGAGCGCCTGATCGAGCACGTGCGCGCGGCCATCGCCTCCTACAAGAAGCCGCGCCGCGTGGTGTTCGTCGACGAGGAGCTGCCGAAGTCGGGGCCGGGCCCCGACTACACCGCGCTGGACGCCGCCTACGGCGGCGGTGGCTACCCGGGGGCGTCCGGCACCTGACCCCGGGCGCGCCGTGCCATGGCGCGCGGTCGGGGCCTTCGTCTCCCGCTCCTCGTGGTCCCTCGACCACCGGCGGTCCGCCGACCCGTCCGCCGGGTCGGGGAAACCGGCCCCAGGAGCGGGGGACAGCCCCTGGGACCGGAGTGGGGGATGGGCGGTCCGGCCAGCGGCTCCCGGGATGGTGCTCGGACCGGGTGCGCGACCGGAGGGGGGTTCCGCACGCCCATGACGTTAGCGGGGTCTAGGTCACGCCGACGGTCTATTCAGATAACCGGAATGTCTCGATTCAATGGAGGAGGCAACCATCCGCAATAAGGCTGACCTGCCACCATAAGCGGAACATAAAGCGAAACTCCAGAGGTTCCGGTATGTCCGTTCCTACAGAACTCTCCGGGACGATCCCATCGAACCGGCTAGAGGACCGCCAGCGGATTGATCGGACTTCCGGTCCCGCCCTCGATGGGCAGGGGAACCGCGATGAAGAGGAAGTCGCAGCGCCGCGCGGCCGCGGCCGCCTCGGCCAGCTCCTCCAGCCACAGCAGCTCCGCCAAGTGGATGCCGTGCCGCCAGAGGAGTGTCAGGTGCAGGTCGTCGTCGACGTCCTCGGCGGACCGGCCGTCGGCGCCGAGCCCCTGCACGGCCGCGTTGTCCATGGCGACCATCACCACGTCCCGCTCGGCCAGCCAGCGCCCGGCGTCGGCCGCGAGGCCCGGCTGGCCCGACCGGTACAGCGCGGGGTCCTCGGCCCAGGCCCGCGGCCAGCCGGTGCGGACGACCGCGACGTCGCCGGGGCCGGGCTCGGAGCCGACGCGCGCGCAGATCTCCGCCAGCTCCGCCGCGCCGATCCGGTCGGCGGGTTCCAGCCGGGCCGCGCCCCGGTGGGCGGCGGCGTCGAGCAGCACCCCCCGGGCGACCACCCCGCGCGCGGCCGCGTGCTCGATGCCCAGCCGTGTGGCCCCGTAGCTGCGGACGCGCGCGGCAGGGTGTCCGTTGTACAGCTCCTCCCCCGCCCACATGTGGCACAGCGCGTCCATGTGGGTCGTGGTGCCGTGCGGTGAGAGGAGCAGCGCGTCGTCGGCGATCCTCGCCCCGTCGGAGCGGACACCGGCGGCGTAGTCGCCGCCGTCGACGGACATGAAGTGCTGCGGGAGGGGTCTCCCGGCCAGGTGCGGGACGGTGGTGGGGGCGGGCCCCGAGGTGGCGCCCCGGATCGGCATGGCGAGGCTGACCACCCGCCCGTCCCGCGCCGCCCCGAGCGCGGCGAGCACGGTCGCCGGG
This window contains:
- a CDS encoding thiolase C-terminal domain-containing protein, which codes for MRRHDGIADRAAVTGVGMTALTRSSGRSALSLAAEAARAALADAGLEPTDVDAILTYHLGEADQAPATGLARELALPRLGWHNDVHGGGTQCASLLGDAAMLIATGQAATVLVSRALNGRSGHRMNRQGLRLGTGIEAQFTLPYGVLGPVEHFALVARAYLHTAGLDTDDLAAVVAASRDHAAANPRALRRAPLPPADHRAAPMVADPLRRADCCQETDGACALVLTAADRSDAAGAPRVRAVVRGGRPDLSRLDRSPDPAAVFSSDLAPRLYAAAGMGPRDVDVALLYDAYSFLVPRQLTDFRLVAPAGLADALRTGAIGATGRIPVNPHGGLLSEGYVHGLNNVAEAVRQLRGDGVNQVPGAEVALCTGFGGAYGSAALLVADSGRRPSGSRATGIPSSRSPAGARVVKNQSRNRSWPRTGVAGASACSPTRWNR
- a CDS encoding AMP-binding protein — encoded protein: MPEPAASGTAALPATRPDTVHRLTLGDILREHRRSHPHTTAAVDGGIRLTYPQLDDRVNRLAEALRAAGVGRGDRVLHIGRNSVRLQEALLAAAKLGAVFVPANWRQSTDELAFVLGDLAPAAVFWQPRTAAEPLARDRAAAGAPEPWIRCGGPDDAYERFLASGPAHDPEEPVHGAEPVLGLYTAAFDGRPDCALLSHDALVAHSTTLLWLRRIRPGFTFLNSGPLFHVGTLMFHLAAFHAGGTNVFMPDFDPAEAARLIEAERVDHMFGFGPMLDAVAAANTAGDGRPRHDLSSLRFTSHSPDWDAQITVGTDPWNASGMGGYGQTEVGGMLTFLALGMGGAGTAGRPSPLAQVRVVGPDGTELPVGATGELVARGPSLFSGFFDRPALNARRAAGGWHHTGDLGRREPDGTITFIGPCTRMIKSGNENIYPAEVERALAAHPEVAEAAVIGVPDGTWGQSVTAIVRRAPGSALTGERLIEHVRAAIASYKKPRRVVFVDEELPKSGPGPDYTALDAAYGGGGYPGASGT
- a CDS encoding LLM class flavin-dependent oxidoreductase, encoding MRFSTFHLFHRFDGQSHREVYDHHIELVELAEELGFDGVRLAEHHFRDYGVVPSILTFLGHLAARTERLRLGTGIVVLPLHHPVHVAEQAALVDVLSGGRLDFGVGRGYQSFEFDGFGVDLAEARARFDESLDVVLGLWSGKEFRHTGDFSRVAPGLADGVRLHPAPLQAPHPPVHVAAVSPETVERYAARGLPILADPAAPFRRVAEAAAAWRATATAHGHDPEAAELVVSRSVYVAPTAEQARADLERFEASFDRARLFNRRSAPIDARTGEVAQGFEYWQNRYLKGGSVGPDFRWEQLEVIGDPGRVIGQIGMLRDMGFDHLLCDFGSTRPMPVEEARRVLSFFAAEVMPAFR
- a CDS encoding Dabb family protein, which translates into the protein MALRHIALFRWTDGVTPDQVEAVVDGLSRLPSRIPELRDYTFGSDLGVSEGTYDFAVVADLADEKALDVYRDHPDHQEVLALIRPLLADRASAQIRITDPG
- a CDS encoding cyclase family protein → MPKPPHNWGRWGDDDQQGALNLLTPATVLAALGAARDGRVVSLAMPIRGATSGPAPTTVPHLAGRPLPQHFMSVDGGDYAAGVRSDGARIADDALLLSPHGTTTHMDALCHMWAGEELYNGHPAARVRSYGATRLGIEHAAARGVVARGVLLDAAAHRGAARLEPADRIGAAELAEICARVGSEPGPGDVAVVRTGWPRAWAEDPALYRSGQPGLAADAGRWLAERDVVMVAMDNAAVQGLGADGRSAEDVDDDLHLTLLWRHGIHLAELLWLEELAEAAAAARRCDFLFIAVPLPIEGGTGSPINPLAVL